The Paenibacillus spongiae nucleotide sequence TTTCTCCGCACGCGTAATGCCAACATAGGCGAGACGCCGCTCTTCCTCAAGCTCGTCGTTATCCATCAGCGCCCGGCTGTGAGGAAAGACGCCTTCCTCCATTCCAATAATGAAGACAACGGGAAACTCGAGGCCTTTGGCGCTGTGCATCGTCATAAGGACGACTGCATCCTTAATGCCGCCCTCCGGTTCATCCTTGTCCATCGTATCAATATCCGCAATCAGCGCCAAATCGGTTAAGAAAGCGACAAGCGTCTTGTCGTCATTGCGTTTCTCGAAATCCAGCGTAACCGACAGAAACTCCTCGATATTCTCAAGCCGCGCCTTGGACTCCAAGGTATTCTCGCGATGAAGCTCTTCGCGGTAGCCGCTCATCTCAAGCAGCTTCTCGGTGAGCTCCGTTACCGACATCTCTTCTTCCATCCGCTTCAGATGAAGCATCATGTCGTGGAATTCCTTCAAGGATGTACGCGCCCTGCCGGTCACATCAATCCAGTCGAGCTCATCCAGAAGGGCAAAGATCGAAATCCCCCGTTCCACGGCAAGCTCCGACAGCTTGGCAACGGTCGTATCGCCAATTCCCCGCTTCGGCACGTTCACGATCCGCTGCAAGCTGAGGTCGTCGTCCGGATTGGAGACGAGGCGCAGGTAGGCAAGCAGGTCCTTGATCTCCTTACGGTCATAGAATTTGATACCGCCGACAATCTGATACGGAATATCGGATTTGATGAGCGTTTCCTCTATGACCCGGGATTGGGCGTTGGTCCGATACAATATGGCATGATCGGCGTACTTATGGCCTTTCGCCACACTGCTCTGAATCTCTGAAGTGACATAGTAGCCTTCTTCATGCTCGGAATCCGCCTGATAGACCGTAATGGCGTCGCCTTCCCCTTGATCCGTCCACAGTTTCTTGGGCTTGCGGCCGGTGTTCAGCTTAATAACTGCATTCGCAGCATTCAAAATGTTCGCAGACGAGCGGTAGTTCTGTTCGAGCATAATCGTCCGCGCTTCCGGATAATCCTCTTCGAAATTCAGAATATTCGAGATATCGGCTCCCCGCCAGCGGTAAATCGACTGGTCGCTGTCCCCGACGACACAGATGTTGTGATGCTTGTCGGCCAGCATGCGGCACAGCATATACTGAGCCCTGTTGGTGTCCTGATATTCGTCGACATGGATGTATCGAAATTTGTTCTGGTAGAACTCGAGCACTTCCGGGACTTCCTTGAACAATTGTATGGTCGTCATAATCAGATCGTCGAAGTCGAGGGAGTTGTTGCTTTTCAGCCGCTTCTGATACGTTTTGTACACCTTGGCGACAATGTCGTCGAAATAATCGCCGATTTTGTTCTCGAACCGCTCCGGTGAAAGCAGCTCGTTCTTGGCCCCGCCGATTTTGGCTTGAACGGCTTTGGGCTCGAATTTCTTCGTATCAATGTTCAGATCCTTCATACAGTTGCGGATGACGGACAGCTGATCGGCCGAGTCCAGAATCGAGAAGCTGGACGTAAAGCCGATGCGGCTAATATCCTTGCGCAATATGCGCACGCACATCGAGTGGAAGGTCGATACCCAAATATCCTGTCCGGTCGGTCCGACAAGAGAAGCCACCCGCTGCTGCATTTCGCGTGACGCTTTGTTCGTAAATGTAATCGCCAGAATGCTCCATGGCGCCACGCGCCGCTTTTCAATTAAGTATGCGATCCGGTGGGTCAGCACGCGCGTCTTGCCGCTGCCCGCTCCCGCCATGATGAGTAAAGGGCCTTCCGTCGCCTGAACCGCTTCCCGCTGCGGCGGATTCAGCTTCTGAACCGCCTGATCGATGCCAAATTCATTTATCATATGAGGAATAAAACTCCTTTTGTTCGCATTTGTTCGCCTATCTTCAGTCTAGACAACAAGGCCACGAGTGTCAATTTGAATCTGCATGGAAGAGTCAGGAGATAAGGGACTTTCTTTGTTAGCGGCAGAAAAAATAAACCGGCCTTCAAGCCGAGCCGACCCGTGCGGTCGATTCGGCCTGAAAGCCGGCCAATCCAAAATATGACGGTCATCATGTGCGGCTCACGAATCGAGCAGCGAGCACACCGTTTCCTTAACGGCCTGTACGGTCGAGAGCGCGGCTTCAAGCCGATGATCGTATAGGGCGTTGCCTACAATAACGGTATGTACCGATTCCGCCGCTTGGCGGGCTTTATCCACACTGTCAATGCCGCCTCCATAGAATACCCTTGCACCGGTCGCAAGCTTGCCCGCCCGCTTGACGAGCTGCATGTCTCCGTATGTTCCGCTGTATTCTAGATAGACAATCGGAAGACGCATCAGCCGGTCGGCCATATAGAGATGCGCCGCCAGACTTTCCGCATCCAAATCCGTCTTGGCGCCGGTCAGCTTCGCAGCCTTGGCATCCGGATTCAGAATCAGATACCCTTCTGCCGCCGTCTGATCCCAAGGGATAAACGCGCCCAGCTTGCGCAGCGCTTCGACCTGATGGCCGCTCAGCCATTCCGCCCGGTCCGTATTGAGAACCATTGGGATGAAGTAGTAATCGAAGCCCGGGACGGCCGATTCCTCATTCGATACTTCCAGTGCACAAGGCACCTCATAGCGCCTGATCCGCGACATTAGATCAACCGTATTATCGTAGGTCACGCCGGTCGTTCCGCCAACGATAATCGCATCGGTACCCGACATGCATACCGCTTCCAGCACTTCATCGGATATTTCCCGATCCGGGTCAAGCTTAAACACATGTCGCCATGTTTCGTATATTGCCGATTGCATGGTAGCCCCACTTGCCTTTCTTTTTACAAATCCAACGCTTCGATCCGCTGCATGACGGCAAACTCATTCGGATACAGCATCAGCCACTCCGTAAGGCCGACCATCCGAAACAGCTTCTCGTAATGCGGCGTCACGCCCCAAGCGAATGTGTGAACGCCGGCTTTCCGTGCGATCCGTGCCAGACGGATGAGCACGGCCATGCCGCCACTGTTGATATAAGATACACCCGTCAAATCAAGCGCCAGGAAACGGACGCTGTCGTCAAGCCCTCCTGCTAAGCCGTCCAGCAGCTCGTTCTCGGACATTTTGGTCAGATCGCCTCTCAGCTGCAGCACGCTTCCGTTCGGAAATTGTCGCCGCTCGATGACTAAAGGCAGTTCCACTGCATTCACACCCCTTGTTATTCTCGTCGTTAAGTGTTCGTAATACGCATAAAATACAGCTCCATATAAAAACCGCGCTCGTCGCGGCCGGTCGCCCAGTAATCGGAAAGCGAGTCGATAATGACAAGCCCCCAGCCTCTGGGATCATCCGACTCCCGCTTCTTGGCCATTTCCTTCTCATCCCGGGACACGTGCGGGAAGTACCCGCCACCCTCGTCATAGACGCGGATAACAGCAAGCAGGCTGCCGATCTGCGCCTGTACGGTAACCTGCGCCATCGGATCAAGCTTGTTGCCATGCTCCATCGCATTCATAATGGCTTCGGCTACCGCGCTTTGAACATCTTCGTGAAGGTTGGTCTCCGGCCAGAACTTAGTGATGAAGCTGCCGATTTGCTCGGCTACCCCGCGCTCACTGCCCATTCGGCTGCGCAGCAGCCATTCCTGCGAGAAGAAGCTGCTCGGCAGAAGCTCGGACAGATGCCCCCCGCTGATCGCTTCGCGCTGGACAGTCTGACTCCTGTAAGCCTGGACAAGCTCTAATACCACGATAGTCCGATCGTCCTTCCCCGCTGTGGAATGCGCGTCCATCCGCGCCAGCCATCCATCGACCAATTGCGGCAAATCATCGCATGGCTTCCAGGATGAAATTTCCTCCTCCAACCCGTCAAAGCCATACATATGACCGCCCTCATCCATCGATTCGATAATACCATCTGTATACAGAACGAAACGGTCGCCCGGATTGAGCTGCAGCTGCGTTTCTTGGTAAACCACTTCCGCGTCGAAGCCGATCGGCAGCGAGCTGCAGTCGACTGTAACGATTGAGCCGTTCGGAGATACAATGTAAGGCGATAGATGACCAGCGCTGGCATAGCGTACGGTATCGCTTGTCGTGTCAATCACTCCAACGCCAAGCGTAACGGCTCCATCGTCCCCCATCGCCTCGCATAACTGTCGGTTCATACGGGCAAGCACCTCTGCGGGATTTCCGTTCCTTCGTATTTCCGCACGGAAGAGCAGCAGAAGCGCAGACATCAGCAGCGCGGCAGGCACGCCTTTACCCGAGACATCGCCGATCATAATGGCAAATCGGCTCGGCCCTAGCATCAGCACGTCGAAAAAGTCTCCGCCGACATTACGATAGGGCTGGCACCGGGCGGCGATCCGATAAGATCCAATGGTCAAATCGCCAGGCGGAAGCAGCTTCTGCTGAACGTTGTAGGCCAGCTTCAGCTCCCTCTCCAGCGATTCGTATTCCCGGTCGATCCGCGTTTGCAATTCGTTGAAGGCCGAAGCCAGCTCGCCCGCTTCATCGTAGGATACGACCGGCATCCGGCTGCCAAGCTTTCGGCCTCCACCGCCTAACTGTTGAATATTACGGACAAGCGTACGAAGTTCCTTCCTGAATTGCAGGGAGATGTAGCCGATCAGACTTACGCCAAGAATGAAATAGAATAAACCGACGCCGCCGATCAACATCGGGCTTTGCGGTTCTCCGGAGCTGTCCGCAAGCACCGCCAGCTGAAACAGATTCAACACAGCGATCAGAAAGGTGCTGCTGTACGTTATGATCAACGGCGATACGATAGAGCCTCTTCCGCCCCATTGTCCGGACTGCGGCTGGAAGCGAAGAACGAGCGGCAGAAGCAGCCGACGAATCGACGTAAAGATGAAGATCCCGATCGTTAACGACAAGCTGATCTCGCGCGCGATCGAGCCGACCAGCACCGTCCAGTCGATAGACGGCAATGTATCGTTACGGAATGCGGTCTCCTTCCAATGAAACAAACTCGTATATACGAGGCCGAATACAATCATGGCGACTAACAGTTCACAGGGATGCGCCAACAGACGGTTAAGCGCTTTGGCCGATTCGTCTGACGCTCCATCGTCGGCCGGTTCAACCGACCTGATCCGGAATACGGGCCGCAATCTCCATATTGACAGCGCAGTAAGCAATGCTGAGAGTACAACCGCGCCTATCAGCATGGCGGGCAAAGAGAGCGTTAAAATTTGCTGAAAAGGGATATCCATCACAAGCATGTGTTCGCTAACAATGATGATGATTCCAGCCAGTAAAGAGAACATGTATACGCCAAACAAGCGAAAGCGCAATTGAGCGCTTGTCGGTGCGGCTTTGTCATAAGACACCTGGGGATCCTGCAAATCATGCGAATATCCGCCAGTAATCGGTTCACCTTGTACCACGCGGGAAGCCTCCGGACCTGGATTCATGATTGCCATATCAAACGCTTCGTCTTCTCGAGCAGTTCGACTCCGAGTTCTTCTTTGCTGATCCGCTCAAGACGTTTGAACCAGTTGATCGCTTCCGCCCGATGCCCTTTATCCAAGCAGTGGCGTATCATCGTCTCATAGGCTTCCTCTTGCTCGGGACGCAGCGCAATCCATTCGTTCAGCCGCTGTTCGGCTCTTACATCGTCCTGCAGCTCGGAATAATATATGGCTATCCGCTTGAGCATATTGGTTTGCCGGTCCAGCAGCTGCTCGCGCAGACGCTCGAGCCACTCCGCAGACGGAAGCTCGGTTGCAAGCTGACCGTACAGCGGGAGCGCTTCGTCATACAGCCTGCACGCCGCCTCCCGGTCATCCATCCACAATTGATCGCCGACGCGGGAGAGCGCAACATAGGTTTCGACATCGATTTGTTCGATCGTATGCTCCTCCAGTCCGATTACCCCGCGTTTGGCATACACGGTATCGGTCATCCCCATTTCCTTCAACGTGTGCCTCAGGTCATGGAGCGTGACATAGAGCTGATTCGAACGTTTGGACGTGTCCCCTTCACCGAACACGCGATCAATAATTTGCTCCCGGTTCGCCTTATACCCCGGCTGCAGCAGCAGATAAACGAGAAGCTCGCCGGCACGGCGCCTTTTCCATGCTGGCTCGGCGTAAGAACCGTCCGTTGTACTGAACCGGATGCCGCCCATCAGTTTAATCCGCCATTTATCATCCGGGTTGTTCATCGGAACAGAAGCAGGACGAGGTATGAACATATCGACAAGATGGCTGTTATCCGCCTGCCCGGCTTCTTCCTCAGCAGATGGATCCCCGCTTTCTTCAGAATCCCGGCTCTCCTTGGGAAATAAACGGTCCAGCATGGCCGCAATATCATCAAACCTCCGATTTATGGCAGGTGTCGAAACCAGCTTCTTCAGCCGCTGCATCGTCTCGTATTCCGCCTTGGCACCTGTATCGTCGCCTTCTTCAAGCAGACGCTCCGCCTCGGCTGCGGAAGTAAAGAATTGGCTTTCGTTATCGCAAGCCAGCGAGTATGCCGGCTTCTCATACCCGGTTTTGAGAAGAATGGCTTTGACCAAATAGGCATACCTTTCGGGTAGCGAAGCGACTTCCTTAACGCTCGGATGGCCCGTTGTCAGCGTTGCGATAAGCGCTACCCCCAGATTGTCCTTGTCCAGATGCCGGTTCAACCATTGCAGCCGCGTGCGCCATTCCGGTCGGCCATACGCAGCTGCCGACGGATCATATAGCAATCGGTCCAGCATAACAAACGCCGTCCAGAGCGGCTTGCCTTCATTGCCGAACTGCTCTGCGGCATGCCGGAACAACGTCTCCGGATCCTGAAAATCCGTCGCTCCCGGAAGACCTCTGTTCGCTGAAGCGCGCGCCAGCGCCCAAGGAACAAACCCGCTGCACGCTTCCGGGGTCCGCTGCCATTCCTGAAGCAGCAGCGTCACGATCGGGACCGACTCGTTCCGGTCGCCCACTTGTTCATAAAGCAAGCCAAGCATCCCCATCATGGCAAGCATGGCCGACTCATTGGCTTGCGCCGCAAAGCCTTTCAGAGCGGTTTCGAGCAAATGCTTCGTCTCGATCAACCTGCCCTGAAGAAGACCATCCTCGCATTCCGCTTGAAGCAAGAGCGGAGATCTCTTCCGCACCTCGGCCGGGATAACGCGAAGTTCATCCGCCGACAAGTTCTGCCCGTCTAGAATCGCCTGCTCTAGGGACAGCAGTTTATTCACCCATGCGTCCTTTTGTCTACCTGAATCATTCCGTTGTCCCATTCGCATGTCCCCACGTTCTTTATCAAAGTAATATAATGTAATATTCGCGATTATCCGCTAAATTCCTTGCCCATCATGCCGACAATACTCGAAATGTGGATATGTATAGCAAACGCAGGCATTATTCTCCAATTAGTTACACGGGTTGCTGCGGTTAATTATAAAGGATGTTATAAAGAAAGAGAGCTTACAGATGTATGCATCATCCGATTACTCTCTCTCTATTTTACCGTTTATTTCACCAGTTGTCCCCGAGTTACGCCGAGCTGGTTGATAGCCTTCAGACTGCGCCATACTTGAGTGCCGTTTATGCGGCCAGCCAGAGCATCGCGATACAGATCGATGACCTCTATTACTTTATCGGCAGTTTCCTCCAGAAATTCAATACGGAACGAAGCGACGCCAAGATCGGCAAATTGTCTCAAATATTCCGCACCCGACTGTTCGATTGCATTATAGACGGTGTTGCGGCACCCTTCGTCCACCCGGACCGGATGGGACATGCCGATTCGGTCCTGCAGCGAGACGCGGCGTTCTTCGCACGGCCGCCCGCAGTTCGTAAAGTCGGTGCCTTCACTGAGGAATGTGCAGTACACGCAGTGCTCCGTATGGAACATCGGCAGATGCTGATGAATGACAACCTCAACCTTGGACGTATCGGTACGGCGCAGTAAATCGAACATCTGCTGCACGTTCAAATCATACGAGGGCGTAATCAAGCTGCAGCCTGCATCGACGAACAGATCCGCCGCTTTATGATTGGCGATGTTTAATGAAAAGTCTCCGATCAGTTGCGGGAACGGCCCCACGGTGCGTTCGGCCCGCGCGCGCAAATAATAGTACAATGCGCCTGTATTGCGCACAAGCACCGCATCCGGCTGCATTCTCAAGATGCTGGCATGATAGCCGTTCTCCCCCGGCATATGAATCCGTGGGGTTGCCAAGGCGATCGGCTTGCCGGCGTTCCGGGCAATTTCCATCGCAGCCGGAAACTGCTTCACAAACTCAAAGTCCGCGATGACCATGCCCACATCGGTTTTCACAGCCGCCTCCACTTGAGGCAAGCTGCGGCATAGGGCGGTTAATTGGGCGGTACCCTTAGCGGATGATGCTTCGGCAGAAGTATTCTCCCTTGCGCGAACATCCGAATAGCTATCCACCTCGCGCTTAATATATACTGGCGGCTTCGGCCGCTCGCCGGCCAGCTGCTCCACGGCTACACGCCGCATCCGGTTCAATTCGCGTATCGGCAAAATCAAATCGCCCTTCAAGTCCGCATCGAGCGATTCAAGCTGATAGACGGTACCCCCAAGGCGGCCAAGCTGCTCTTCCAGCAGCGACTGGTCCATCGGACGCTTCTGCGCCTCCTCCAGCTCCAGCTCCGAAACAATCTCGACCGTCGTGTTTTTCTGTACATCCGTCCACCATGTGCGAAGCGGCTGGCCAAGAACGCCCAGCACCTTCACGTGAAGCGGAAACGTCCGGTAAGGCTTCTCGGTCTCGAATGTGGCGCGAAGACGCCGGTCAAGCGCCGGGTCATTCGTTTTCCAAATCCGGTCGCCTACGTGCACCTTGCGCAGATCGATATCGTTGCGTCCGGGCACCAGCTCCAGCAGCGTTCCTTCCTGGGCCTCGCCCTCCAGCTTGACTCCCTGTCTCCGCAAATCGTAGACGCGGCCGCCTTCTTCCTTCTTCGTCGGATCACCTGCGTCGAACACGATTCCGTCCCCGCGTTTCAGCGGCGCTTCAAGCTTGCAGACAACGGCGTCGCGAAGAACGCGCTCCACCCGGCCAAGATAGACGCCGCGGCTCTTGGGGAACGTGCCCTCGACGAGCTGCTTATTGTTCGTTCCTTGCAGAAATCCGTGCGTGAACCCGCGCGAGAAGCTCTGCTGCAGCTCGCGCATCTCTTCCTTGGAAGGGGCCGACCGGTTACCGTCGAAATAGCGGTCGATAGCCGCGCGATACTTGCTTACGACATTCGCTACATATTCGGGGGTCTTCAGCCGCCCTTCGATCTTAAAGGACATGACGCCGGCTTCAATAAGCTCCGGCATCAGTTCGATCGCCGCCAGATCCTTCGGCGACAAGAGATAGGCGACATCGCCCATCGGCATCTTTTCGCCATCTACCATAAGATCGTAAGGCAAACGGCACGCTTGCGCGCATTCCCCGCGGTTGGCTGAACGGCCGCCCCACATCTCCGATGTCAAGCATTGTCCCGAGTACGACACGCAGAGCGCGCCATGCACGAATACTTCCATGGGCAGCTTCGCCTGCTCGCCGATCTTCTTGATCTGCTTCAAGTTATTCTCCCGGCCAAGTACGACGCGCTCGATATCGAACGGCTTCGTAAATTCCACCGCCTCCGGCGACGTTATCGTCATCTGGGTCGATCCATGGATCGGGAAGTCCGGCGATAGCTCGCGAATCAGCTTGACCAGACCAAGATCCTGGACAATGACCGCATCGACGCCGGCATCGATGCAAGCTTCCATTAACTGCTTCGCATCCTCCAGCTCATTCTCAAACACCAATATATTAAAGGTAAGAAATCCCTTCACACCGTAGCTGTGCAGGAAAGCCATTATTTCCGGCAGCTCGTCCGTCTGGAAATTATTCGCCCGTGCGCGGGCATTAAATTTCTCCACGCCAAAAAATATCGCATCCGCCCCGTTCGCAACGGCTGCACGCATGCAATCCCAATCGCCGGCCGGAGCCAGCAGCTCTACATCTTCCCGTCTTATCTTACTCATCGTGTTACCGCCATCCTTCTTTATCGCTTGCTAGTCTCTTAAGTGTAACAGAGCATGGCCCGTGATTCCACAGGGTTTCAATGCTAGTTCCCCAAAGACTCGCTTCTGCGTCAAAATGAATTCTATTTTGCTATTAGCCGTTTATCTGCTGTCGAATCTAATCGATTTCATACGAATAATAGCAAAGCGGGGATTACATTCTCTTCTTTGCTATTTAATTATGCGATTTTGTCATTTGTTCATTCGCGGCTTTCTCTGCATTTCGTCATGCTATATAATGAAATCATTCATTAACACTTATGATTAACGGGAGGTTTTATAAAACTATGAAACTCGGCGTATTTTCCGTTCTATTTGCTCAGAAGCCATTCGAGGAAGCACTCGACTATATCGCTTCCAAAGGTCTGGATGCGATTGAGATTGGTACCGGTGGCTACCCGGGCAACGCGCATTGCGATCCCGATGTGCTGCTCGCTGATGAGAGCAAGCTGCAAGCCTTTAAGGAAGCGGTCGCGTCCCGCGGTCTAACGATCAGCGCGCTGAGCTGCCACGGCAACCCGCTCCATCCGCAAAAAGCCATTGCCAGCGAACACGATGCGGTCATCCGCAAAACCATCACGCTTGCTTCCAAGCTTGGCGTATCGGTTGTTAACACCTTCTCCGGCTGCCCTGGCGACCATGAAGATGCTAAATATCCGAACTGGCCGGTAGCTCCATGGCCGAACGACTACCAAGACATTCTGAAATGGCAGTGGGAAGAGAAAGTGATTCCGTACTGGACTGAAATCGCTAAACTGGCAACCGAGAATAATGTCAAGATCGGCCTCGAGCTTCATGGCGGTTTCTCCGTTCATAGCCCGGCAACGCTTCTTCGCCTGCGTGAAGCTGCCGGCGACGCGATCGGCGCAAACCTTGACCCGAGCCATATGTGGTGGCAGGGAATCGATCCGGTGCAAGCGATCCATATTCTCGGCCGCGCCGGCGCTATTCACCACTTCCATGCGAAAGATACTTCCATTGATCCGGTGAACATCAACCATCACGGCGTAACGGACATGCAGTCCTATGCCCTTATGCTTGACCGCGCTTGGCAGTTCCGTACCGTCGGCTTTGGCCACGATATTAAGACTTGGGCGGATATCATCAGCGCGCTTCGTCTTGTCGGCTACGATTATGTCGTCAGCATCGAGCATGAAGATGGCCTTATGTCCGTTGACGAAGGCTTCACCAAAGCGGTACAGAACCTTCAGCAGGTACTGATCAAAGAGCCGCTGGGAGAAATGTGGTGGGTGTAAGCTCCCTCTAGCCATCCTATGTAATTAGAAACCAGTCTTAACACAATTCTCTTGTGTTAGACTGGTTTTTTCATGCCCTCCCTAGCATCTTTGGCAGCCTTTTATTTTGTTCTCTCCATATATAAGTCCGATCTCCCGTTCCTGCACATCAGCAGCGCAGCCAAAAATCATTCGTTGACGGACGGCCAATTCCGATTAATTTTCATCGATAAACCTCTTGATTTATCAGCAGCATTAGCCATCTCTCCCTAATTATATGTTCGTGAGAAAATGCGCAAAAAAACAGTATGCATGCGATATATGCCGATAAGGAATTTGCATTATTTAAACTATCTTTATAATACATATTATATCGGTACAAGCCCATGTAATCAGATATATATCATGACTAATATCAATGTATAATTGCGTAATTACAATCAAATTCGATCAAGTGCGTAGATCGAAATACAGATAAATTCATTCGAGTGTTCGGCTAGATTATCCTATCGGCTTCATGAACTTTTATTCGGCTTGCCGCGTCATTCTTCCGATATATTGCTCATCGAAAAAAGCCGCCAGTGTCTTGATCAACAAGACCCCAGCGGCTTATTATGCTTTCACACGGAATTACCGTTTGAATTAGCCCAACCACACTTTAAAGATCATCACATAGTTAGCAAACGCGAATACGAGGAATGCAACGGCCGTAAATCCGATTGCAAAGATGTTCTTCTTCGGACGCGCCGTTAAAAGACGAACAAGGCCGATGAAGATGACCAATGTGAATATCAGCATCATGATATCGAACGGTTCGAACGTCTTTGCAACCGCCTGTGCAGCTTCTTCTGCGAGAAACATGGGGGGACCTCCTTCTTATCACACGATACCTATCTTAGCTTATGTTAGCCGTAACTGGGCTTTGTTGCAAGTCCGAATTTTGAATCGTAACAACTTTGTCACGAATTTGAAACTTTTTCTTCATTATAACCAACACCAAAGCTTCATATAACAAAATCTTATATATGCTTAGCTTGACGGCATTGTCGCTTTTATTAAAATGTGTTACCATTTTTTTAGAATATTCATACCTGACATGTCGGATTTATATTGAGGTATGAAATTTAGACTAGGAGGAATCGATCGATGGCTTACGAGCCCGTATGGATGAAGGATCCATCCGCTTTGAATAAATTCGAGCTAGTCAAGATGGAGAAGGACGGACTGGACGTCATTCGCACCATTATTGACCAGTACGCCAAAGAGGGCTACGACTCTATTCCGGAAGACGACATGAGCCGGTTCAAATGGGCTGGCGTTTATGAGCAAAAGCCCCGCGACGGCCATTTCATGATGCGCGTCCGCATCCCTACCGGTATTACGACCGCACCGCAAGTCCGTGCATTAGCTTCAATCGCACGCGATTACGGACGCAATCTTATTGATGTAACGACGCGTCAGGCCATTCAATACCACTGGCTGCGCGTTGAGAATTTACCGGATATTTTCAACCGCCTCGAAGAAGTCGGACTCTACTCATACGAAGCTTGCGGTGACTGCCCGCGCACCATTGTCGGTAACCCGCTGGCAGGGATCGACAAGGATGAACTGATTGACACAATTGGCATTGTCGAAGAAGTAAGCAATTTCTTCCTGCTGAATCGCGACTTCTCCAACTTGCCCCGCAAATATAAAATGTCCATCACTGGCAACATTTATAACAACGCAAATGCAGAGATTAACGATCTTGCATTCGTGCCCGCATCGAAGGTCATCGACGGTCAAGAAATAATCGGTTTCCACGCCTACGTCGGCGGCGGCCTATCGGCCAAACCGCATATGGCACAGGAGCTGGATATCTTCATCCGTCCGGAAGAAGTCCTCAAGACCGCTATCGGCGTGACCACCATCTTCCGTGATTACGGTTACCGCCAGAAGCGACACCATGCCCGGTTGAAATTTCTCGTGGCTGACTGGGGTGTAGAGAAGTTCAAGGAGAAACTGATCGAGCTGATCGGAGATATGCCTTCCAAAGGCACGAATCGGACAATCGGATGGAACGCTGTCTATTATGATGGCGTATATGAGCAGAAACAGGAAGGCTTGCACTTCATCGGCTTAAACGTACCTGTGGGCCGCACAGAAGCTTCGGAGTTCGAGCAGCTGGCTGACATTGCTGAGAAATATGGCGACGGTAAGATCCGTACCACGATGTCACAAAACATCATTCTGAGCGGGATTCCGGCCGAGAAGCTGGAGGAAGCGCTGCAATCGCCTGTACTTCAGCGTCTGTC carries:
- the pcrA gene encoding DNA helicase PcrA, yielding MINEFGIDQAVQKLNPPQREAVQATEGPLLIMAGAGSGKTRVLTHRIAYLIEKRRVAPWSILAITFTNKASREMQQRVASLVGPTGQDIWVSTFHSMCVRILRKDISRIGFTSSFSILDSADQLSVIRNCMKDLNIDTKKFEPKAVQAKIGGAKNELLSPERFENKIGDYFDDIVAKVYKTYQKRLKSNNSLDFDDLIMTTIQLFKEVPEVLEFYQNKFRYIHVDEYQDTNRAQYMLCRMLADKHHNICVVGDSDQSIYRWRGADISNILNFEEDYPEARTIMLEQNYRSSANILNAANAVIKLNTGRKPKKLWTDQGEGDAITVYQADSEHEEGYYVTSEIQSSVAKGHKYADHAILYRTNAQSRVIEETLIKSDIPYQIVGGIKFYDRKEIKDLLAYLRLVSNPDDDLSLQRIVNVPKRGIGDTTVAKLSELAVERGISIFALLDELDWIDVTGRARTSLKEFHDMMLHLKRMEEEMSVTELTEKLLEMSGYREELHRENTLESKARLENIEEFLSVTLDFEKRNDDKTLVAFLTDLALIADIDTMDKDEPEGGIKDAVVLMTMHSAKGLEFPVVFIIGMEEGVFPHSRALMDNDELEEERRLAYVGITRAEKRLFLTCARMRTLFGRTNANMPSRFLREVPDEVKEESSPGGRAGGRSLGSFGAGSRYGSGSTGSGGASGFGYRGQAGGGSAGAAAGGSRGGVRVSTPLDDARAASGQGTAAGGGARNFNVSDKVSHGKWGIGTVVSVKGTGNDTELQIAFPAPVGIKKLLASFAPITKVE
- a CDS encoding heptaprenylglyceryl phosphate synthase produces the protein MQSAIYETWRHVFKLDPDREISDEVLEAVCMSGTDAIIVGGTTGVTYDNTVDLMSRIRRYEVPCALEVSNEESAVPGFDYYFIPMVLNTDRAEWLSGHQVEALRKLGAFIPWDQTAAEGYLILNPDAKAAKLTGAKTDLDAESLAAHLYMADRLMRLPIVYLEYSGTYGDMQLVKRAGKLATGARVFYGGGIDSVDKARQAAESVHTVIVGNALYDHRLEAALSTVQAVKETVCSLLDS
- a CDS encoding STAS domain-containing protein, producing the protein MELPLVIERRQFPNGSVLQLRGDLTKMSENELLDGLAGGLDDSVRFLALDLTGVSYINSGGMAVLIRLARIARKAGVHTFAWGVTPHYEKLFRMVGLTEWLMLYPNEFAVMQRIEALDL
- a CDS encoding ATP-binding SpoIIE family protein phosphatase — its product is MVQGEPITGGYSHDLQDPQVSYDKAAPTSAQLRFRLFGVYMFSLLAGIIIIVSEHMLVMDIPFQQILTLSLPAMLIGAVVLSALLTALSIWRLRPVFRIRSVEPADDGASDESAKALNRLLAHPCELLVAMIVFGLVYTSLFHWKETAFRNDTLPSIDWTVLVGSIAREISLSLTIGIFIFTSIRRLLLPLVLRFQPQSGQWGGRGSIVSPLIITYSSTFLIAVLNLFQLAVLADSSGEPQSPMLIGGVGLFYFILGVSLIGYISLQFRKELRTLVRNIQQLGGGGRKLGSRMPVVSYDEAGELASAFNELQTRIDREYESLERELKLAYNVQQKLLPPGDLTIGSYRIAARCQPYRNVGGDFFDVLMLGPSRFAIMIGDVSGKGVPAALLMSALLLLFRAEIRRNGNPAEVLARMNRQLCEAMGDDGAVTLGVGVIDTTSDTVRYASAGHLSPYIVSPNGSIVTVDCSSLPIGFDAEVVYQETQLQLNPGDRFVLYTDGIIESMDEGGHMYGFDGLEEEISSWKPCDDLPQLVDGWLARMDAHSTAGKDDRTIVVLELVQAYRSQTVQREAISGGHLSELLPSSFFSQEWLLRSRMGSERGVAEQIGSFITKFWPETNLHEDVQSAVAEAIMNAMEHGNKLDPMAQVTVQAQIGSLLAVIRVYDEGGGYFPHVSRDEKEMAKKRESDDPRGWGLVIIDSLSDYWATGRDERGFYMELYFMRITNT